A portion of the Plasmodium gaboni strain SY75 chromosome 5, whole genome shotgun sequence genome contains these proteins:
- a CDS encoding putative UTP--glucose-1-phosphate uridylyltransferase, with product MQKINEIMNSLGENKKYVEYLIRTQQYELLSHEGLNEENIYDIINQIKEFELIYPDGFIKYIEKGREFLKRSQMNINEYYNYNIDKPDNLIKIKFHLTTDIILKKEDIKNNFLNVDNKWLYNNKNKNNNKNKNKNTTYDYYYPHNSYDNRTILNNHHCVSSNDKMFDIYINKPYPTYVNGIRHINDDQYIKKENYNKDKKIKYVEEGNMCDNKCGFISLNNNDIGLYEESNILTLEKFLYYEKIGLDHIDKISFILLAGGLGERLKHKDIKIKLFTNLISEQTYIEYYCNHIKCFERYIKKEKKKKMNIPFIIMLSDDTYEKTLSFFEEKNYFGLEKNQVHFLKQNKVFCFKDNQGHLDFTYKKNTFIISKKPHGHGDIHYLINKYNILDKLIKDGYKYLFFFQDTNALALKVLFVCLGVSIEKELHMNFLAVSRKPGEEIGTLCTLNNQEKSMTINLEYNIFDSLLSSNGMKENIQEDGFSLYPGNTSAILYEINKYNDILKKTNGCIPEYINPKYMDNTRNHFKSPTRIESMMQDIALYFYEHKRNKATQEWNLIGDKKERVIGDKKEEFIGDKKEEFIGDKKEEFIGENESMIISDSTTINNNIYDNKNNNNMVNINLYNITNVGVTELDRWLCFSPVKNNSINAYKKILNNIHPECMFSAETDLYYSNCRFIQLACIYNKKEFILDKIPTKTFNGISYFLPPKILIEPDFSFTLTHLIKKIKGNITIKNGATLWLKANAMITNLYLDGTLIIENKTYQNKNYDHISLPIILDQNVYIKNKGYKIVPTNGFYYNKQKKFSDHIEQNIYENIQIRGYNIIKKEALIITN from the coding sequence ATGcaaaaaattaatgaaaTTATGAACTCACTTggagaaaataaaaagtatgTAGAGTATTTAATAAGAACCCAGCaatatgaattattaaGTCATGAAGGGTTAAATGaggaaaatatttatgacataataaatcaaataaaagaatttgaattaatatatcctgatggttttattaaatatattgaaaaagGAAGggaatttttaaaaaggtctcaaatgaatataaatgaatattataattataatattgaCAAACCagataatttaataaaaataaagttTCATCTTACTActgatataatattaaaaaaagaagatataaaaaataattttcttaATGTGGATAATAAATggttatataataataaaaataaaaataacaataaaaataaaaataaaaatactacttatgattattattatcctCATAATTCTTATGATAATAGAACAATATTAAATAACCATCATTGTGTTTCATCCAATGATAAAATGTTTgacatttatattaataaacCTTATCCTACATATGTTAATGGCATTAGACACATTAATGATGATCAATATATTaagaaagaaaattataataaagataaaaaaataaaatatgtagAAGAAGGAAATATGTGCGATAATAAATGTGGTTTCATTagtttaaataataatgatatagGGTTATATGAAGAATCAAACATTTTGACATTAGAaaaatttctttattatgaaaaaatagGTTTAGATCATATAGACaaaatatcatttattttattagCTGGAGGATTAGGAGAACGTTTAAAAcataaagatataaaaataaaactaTTTACAAATCTTATATCTGAACAAACTTATATTGAATATTATTgtaatcatataaaatgttttgaaagatatataaagaaagaaaaaaagaaaaaaatgaatattcCATTTATTATCATGTTATCTGATGATACCTATGAAAAAACATTATCCTTTTTTGAAgaaaagaattattttgggttagaaaaaaatcaagtacattttttaaaacagAATAAAgtattttgttttaaagATAATCAAGGACATTTAgattttacatataaaaaaaatacattcATCATTTCTAAAAAACCACATGGACATGGAGatatacattatttaataaataaatataacatattagATAAGTTAATAAAGGAtggatataaatatttatttttcttccAAGATACAAATGCATTAGCATTAAAAGTTTTATTTGTTTGTTTAGGTGTATCTATCGAAAAAGAATTACATATGAATTTCTTAGCTGTATCTAGAAAACCTGGAGAAGAAATAGGAACTCTATGTACTTTGAATAATCAAGAAAAATCTATGACAATCAATttagaatataatatattcgattctttattatcatctAATGGTATGAAGGAAAATATACAGGAGGATGGATTTTCATTATATCCAGGTAATACAAGTGCTATcttatatgaaataaataaatataatgatatattaaaaaaaacaaatgGATGCATACCAGAATATATTAACCCAAAGTATATGGATAATACACGTAATCATTTTAAAAGTCCGACTAGGATAGAAAGTATGATGCAGGATATAGCattgtatttttatgaaCATAAAAGGAATAAAGCAACTCAGGAATGGAACCTAATAGGAGACAAAAAGGAGAGAGTAATAGGAGacaaaaaagaagaatttATAGGAGacaaaaaagaagaatttATAGGAGACAAAAAGGAAGAATTTATAGGAGAAAACGAATCTATGATAATATCAGATAGTACTAccataaataataacatatatgataataaaaataacaataatatggttaatataaatctatataatattacaaatgTGGGAGTCACCGAATTAGATAGGTGGTTATGTTTTTCACCtgttaaaaataattccataaatgcatataaaaaaattttaaataatatacatcCAGAATGTATGTTTAGCGCTGAAACAGATTTATATTATAGTAACTGTAGATTTATACAATTAgcatgtatatataataaaaaggaatTTATTTTAGATAAAATTCCAACCAAAACATTTAATGGtatatcatattttctACCTCctaaaatattaatagaaCCTGACTTTTCATTTACATTAAcacatttaataaaaaaaataaaaggaaacataacaataaaaaatggaGCAACATTATGGTTAAAAGCAAATGCTATGATAACAAATCTTTATCTTGATGGTACTCTaattatagaaaataaaacatatcaaaataaaaattatgatcATATATCCTTACCTATAATATTAGATcaaaatgtatatataaaaaataaaggatATAAAATAGTACCAACAAATGGTTTctattataataaacaaaaaaaattctcAGATCATATCGAgcaaaatatttatgaaaatattcaaattaggggatataatataattaaaaaggAAGCCCTAATCATAACAAACTAg
- a CDS encoding putative f-actin capping protein beta subunit, producing the protein MNEDKIEAALNICNTLPGHLFDDTIKMLSRIDQNITNNILINKEGSIKIKYDKEENKYYLGNMFNKEKNSYRSPYTNIYFSEQHTNGYVPPDHLRTLEILYNKIFDRYRKAYYMNGLSSVYLWPNPIEDGFVACFLIKKKDIFDKETKIKWEATHLIQVNITNYIIHYQISSTINFEIKQNHNLILSGNINKALENSKKVSDLYLLKDQYFHIQNIGYLIECMENSLRKSIEYIYILKIQDMLNSIKYYNFIDHITYHNNNNNNNKKKKILSNISHSLIFSRENIQNELQSKMKEIKKNSINEK; encoded by the coding sequence atgaatgaGGATAAAATCGAAGCAGCCCTTAACATTTGCAATACTTTGCCTGGACACTTATTCGATGATActataaaaatgttatcTAGAATTGatcaaaatataacaaacaatattttaataaataaagaaggaagtataaaaataaaatatgataaagaagaaaataaatattatttaggtaatatgtttaataaagaaaagaatTCATACAGATCACcatatacaaatatatatttttctgAGCAACATACAAATGGTTATGTGCCACCTGATCATTTAAGAACATTagaaattttatataataaaatttttgatagatatagaaaagcatattatatgaatgGATTATCATCTGTATATTTATGGCCAAATCCTATAGAAGATGGATTTGTTGCATGTTTcttaataaagaaaaaagatATCTTTGATAAAGAAACTAAGATAAAATGGGAAGCAACACATCTAATACAAGtaaatattacaaattatattatacattaTCAAATATCATCTACAATAAATTTTgaaataaaacaaaatcataatcttatattatctggtaatataaataaagcattagaaaattcaaaaaaagtatcagatttatatttattgaaagatcaatattttcatatacAAAATATCGGATATCTTATTGAATGTATGGAGAATTCACTCAGAAAAAgtattgaatatatttatatattaaaaatacaaGATATGCTTAATtcaattaaatattataatttcatAGATCATATTAcatatcataataataataataataataataagaagaagaaaatcTTATCTAACATTTCGCATAGTCTTATATTCTCTAGagaaaatatacaaaaCGAGCTTCAATCAAAAATGAAGgaaatcaaaaaaaattcaataaatgaaaaataa
- a CDS encoding putative eukaryotic translation initiation factor, whose protein sequence is MVKINENELSDKELAEFLSEDSDNGDENLLNKKYSDKEALITLEVDFPRIVTILGIPKVESEKHGRLAEVLKKLFIRHLSAKISDSSLLNMKIDMPTDEENKTKGICFVTFNDSFQANEAVKILNKLKLDAKHILTTSKMDDIENIINRDEKAMPINVVGFTREKIRWWLYDEKCREQFIVRYDSHFEVHWFDPLEKEPQLIYTTFKKNAPFSSVQWSNQGSYLVSFHNPGIALWGGDNFEKLIRLQHKSVKEIMFSPNENYVLTWDGTPYSLRNEKSICIWRVITGKLLRSFITPEYSPKEKMFPHFLWSPDDKYIACIGKQKEVYVYELPSMLLIEDHEKKRTPLKYSGVKEFDWSPVDNILAIWIPQTNDTPGTLILVDIPSRKELVSRKIYDVSVASIHWHNKGDYLCLKTTIQKKSGKKIKKEYTQLEIFRMREKNIPVDNVQIEAVKTKQFHWEESNSNRFALILREETTNKQQIRFYKISNKGTARDAKWASTFEINNQMNFMKWSPQGTYFILASLASEGTLYFCCLNHNDQVDVIHKDEHLLVNSISWSRCGRFLVSAVSNNPNAFNTGYREENSEAGFHIWTFQGKCLMRIKKTSFIQFLFRPHPKSLFNDKLKLEIKNNLNNYSKKFDNIDEKMKTAKKNALLTERKNVENSFNQKFQEITALFQSYQEYQQLKKNWETFESQFEWEEKTIVIEHVLSVKEEIFA, encoded by the coding sequence ATGGTGAAAATTAATGAGAACGAACTGAGTGATAAAGAGTTGGCTGAATTTTTATCAGAAGATAGTGATAATGGTGATGagaatttattaaataagaaatattcTGATAAAGAAGCGTTAATAACATTAGAAGTAGATTTTCCTAGGATTGTTACTATATTAGGAATACCTAAGGTTGAATCAGAAAAACATGGAAGATTAGCTGAAGtattaaagaaattatttataagaCATTTGAGTGCTAAGATTAGTGAttcttctttattaaatatgaaaatagATATGCCTACTGATGAAGAGAATAAGACTAAAGGTATTTGTTTTGTTACATTTAATGATAGTTTTCAAGCAAATGAAGCTGTGAAGATATtgaataaattaaaattagatgctaaacatatattaacTACATCAAAAATGGAtgatatagaaaatattattaatagaGATGAAAAAGCAATGCCTATCAATGTAGTTGGATTTACAAGAGAAAAAATTAGATGGTGGttatatgatgaaaaatGTAGAGAACAATTTATTGTTAGATATGATAGTCATTTTGAAGTTCATTGGTTTGATCCTTTAGAAAAAGAACCtcaattaatatatacgacttttaaaaaaaatgcaCCTTTTTCAAGTGTACAATGGAGTAATCAAGGTTCTTATTTAGTTAGCTTTCATAATCCAGGTATAGCTTTATGGGGAGGAGATAACtttgaaaaattaattaGATTACAACATAAAAGTGTTAAAGAAATTATGTTTTCTCCTAATGAAAATTATGTATTAACATGGGATGGTACTCCATATTCTTtaagaaatgaaaaatcTATTTGTATTTGGAGAGTTATTACAGGTAAATTACTTCGTTCTTTTATTACTCCTGAATATAGTCCTAAAGAAAAAATGTTTCCACATTTCTTGTGGAGTCCAgatgataaatatattgcTTGTATAggaaaacaaaaagaagTCTATGTTTATGAATTACCATCTATGTTATTAATTGAAGAtcatgaaaaaaaaagaacacCATTAAAATATTCAGGTGTAAAAGAATTTGATTGGTCACCtgttgataatattttagCTATTTGGATTCCACAAACTAATGATACACCAGGCACTTTAATTCTTGTAGATATACCATCTAGAAAAGAATTAGTTTCAAGAAAAATTTATGATGTTAGTGTTGCTTCCATACATTGGCATAATAAAGGCGATTATCTATGTTTAAAAACAACCattcaaaaaaaatctggtaaaaaaattaaaaaagaatatacACAATTAGAAATATTCCGTATgagagaaaaaaatataccAGTAGATAATGTACAAATTGAAGCTGTTAAAACAAAACAATTCCATTGGGAAGAATCCAACAGTAATCGTTTTGCACTCATACTTAGAGAAGAAACAACTAATAAACAACAAATCAGATTCTATAAAATATCCAATAAAGGAACTGCCAGAGATGCTAAATGGGCAAGTACATTCGAAATTAATAATCAAATGAATTTTATGAAATGGTCACCACAAGGTacttattttatattagCATCATTAGCATCAGAAGGTACACTCTATTTCTGTTGTTTAAATCATAATGATCAAGTAGATGTTATACATAAAGATGAACATCTATTAGTTAATTCTATATCATGGAGCCGTTGTGGTAGATTCCTAGTCTCAGCTGTTTCCAATAATCCAAATGCTTTTAATACTGGTTATAGAGAAGAAAATAGTGAAGCAGGATTTCATATTTGGACATTTCAAGGAAAATGTCTTAtgagaataaaaaaaacttCATTCATTCAATTCTTATTTAGACCACATCCTAAGTCTTTATTTaatgataaattaaaattagaaatcaaaaataatctaaataattattcaaaaaaattcgataatatagatgaaaaaatgaaaacagcaaaaaaaaatgctTTACTCAcagaaagaaaaaatgtAGAAAATTCATTCAACCAAAAATTTCAAGAAATTACTGCACTCTTCCAATCATATCAAGAATATCAACAgcttaaaaaaaattggGAAACATTCGAAAGCCAATTTGAATGGGAAGAAAAAACAATAGTCATCGAGCATGTACTATCAGTAAAGGAGGAAATTTTTGcataa
- a CDS encoding putative apicortin, which translates to MDNLDEVIKEYQKYLEGKEKTHKINSCKQLCCEEDNLKPVKKYFMVCQKKYIPSIIQKKKKESNEHAPSLLNDKICTNVFERLNDKKFYTGVQKNKFIELLKNNKNKSSYSYNNIKAFSTIKMKPCNYVVTPGTLGIQKYGIQTGRTKTIFLFNNEKKYDKGVYFLVKSYIKNIKSLCYEITKILQPSIGPTRKIYDQNFSLVKNVNDLINGGKYLCTSGDPPAPIRNLSIHFLS; encoded by the exons atggACAATCTTGATGAAgttataaaagaatatcAGAAGTATCTAGAGGGAAAAGAAAAGACACACAAG ATAAATTCTTGTAAGCAGCTATGTTGTGAGGAAGATAATTTAAAACCTGTAAAAAAGTACTTTATGGTTTGTCagaagaaatatatacCCAGCATTAttcaaaagaaaaaaaaagaaagtaATGAACATGCTCCTTCcttattaaatgataaaatatgCACAAACGTTTTTGAAAGgttaaatgataaaaaattttatacgggagttcaaaaaaataaatttatcgaattattaaaaaataataaaaataaatcctcctatagttataataatataaaagcATTTTCTACTATCAAGATGAAACCATGTAATTATGTTGTAACTCCTGGTACGTTAGGTATACAAAAATATGGTATACAAACAGGAAGAACAAAAActatatttctttttaataatgaaaagaaatatgataaaggagtatattttttagttaaatcatatataaaaaatataaaatcatTATGTTACGAAATTACAAAGATTTTACAACCTTCTATTGGTCCTACTAGAAAAATTTATGACCAGAACTTTTCGCTAGTTAAAAATGTAAACGATTTGATAAATGGGGggaaatatttatgtacCTCAGGTGACCCACCTGCACCTATTCGTAATTTGAGTATTCACTTTCTTTCGTAg